Genomic window (Cuculus canorus isolate bCucCan1 chromosome 15, bCucCan1.pri, whole genome shotgun sequence):
tggtttttttcaggtgcagAGGCACGAGCTCTAGCACCAAGGGGTGACGATGGAGTTGGGGTTAGATTCCTGTAGCAAGGTGGGTTGGCTGCAGTGTTGGCAGTTAGATGCAACTGGTGTCTACATGACTAGTaattgtattttggttttattttttctctttgaagatgcAGAGCAATGAGCAAAACAGCATACCGGCATGGGAGCTGTCTTGGGCAAGAAGAACAACGGTGAGTTATGTGAAGAAACAGTTATTATTCATGTCTTATAGTCTGTGGAGTTATAAGCCTCCTTTGCTCTTTGCCTGTTACAGGTGGTGCGAGAGCCTCGATGGGACAAGAGAAGATGGTGCCACCCGAGTGGGCAAGCGGTCAGGATAAGAGAGCAGGACATGAGGAATAATGACTGCGGGCAGCCTATGCTTTAGGGTAGTATCTGAGCATGTCTTGTTTTGTCTTCAGCAGGTGCTACACGCAGCCTCAGAGGGGTGAATCTTCACGCAGGCAAACGGTCTGAGGTGAGGAGGTCGCTGTCTAAATGGGTATTGCAGGGCTAAATTTTACAGAGCAACTCAGCTGAGCATTTCTATTTGATTTTGCAGGTGCCACGCGGGCTGCCTTTGGAACGGGAAGAGCATTTGAGGTGAGGTGGGTAATGGGGGGATGGAGCACGGGCCTGTCGATTTCTCACAAATGGGGTGCTGTGTAGCACAATGCTGACTGCTGGCACTGTTTTCCGTTCTGTCTTCTTGCAGATAAAGAGAAACGTGTCGACTGCAGGATCGTATCAGGCAGCAGATGTGACTTGAGCTGCTTCTGCCAAGCATGGCTCAGGCTCTCGGACCTCTGAAAGCTAGGTGGAGGGACTAGGGCTGGGGTtgtgctgggaagaggggaggtgaCTTGTAATAGCAGGGAGCGGTTTGAGAGGTAGCATAGAAGAGAGAACTGTGCAGGAAGAGTCCCCTTTGGGCAGGTAAAGGCAGAGGGGTCTCCTTCTCAGTCTAAAGCGATCGTGTGCCAGGCAAAGTGGTTCTAGTCTGTCTGTGTTGTTGTCGTTTACGTAGTCCACGTGCTGTGCCTTAGGTCTTTCACAGGCCTCGATGTCCTCTTTGTGCTCAAGGAATGCTTGGGCATCATCTGTAGGGTCTCAAGTGCCTGTACTCATTGTTCCCATGCCAATTGGGCACTGCTTGTCTCGCATTGCTGTCTTACAGCATGCATGGGTCTTGCTTTCTGGAAGTTTCTGGTCAGTTGTCTATTGCAGCGGCATCGCAGGCCACGTCAACTTCTCTGATCGAGTGCTTGCTTGCACTTCCTTGCATCTGTCCCCTCTTCTGGGACTTCTTCTGTGCATCCTCTACGTTCTAAGGTCTTTAAGCACCACTTCTTGCACTTGCATCCTCCCACTTCTGGCCATATCCCTTACTAAGGGACTACGGTCTTCCACTTTTCTGGGGCTGCCGCTGAGACTTCCTCGCAGCCCCTACGTATTCTTGCCCTGTCGCATCTCTGGTCTGGGGGTCATTCTCcttagagttttcttttgtctctggtGTGTCATTGGTTTCACGTGCAGTGTCGTTGCATGTATTTGTCTGgttggagctgctctgcccgaGGCAAGGAAGTAATAAGTGTGAACAGAAGTATATCGGTAAGGTTCTGTGGTTAATGTGCTGATATGCTCTGTACTTGTAGCCTAGTATACATACAGTATGCTGCCCATCGAGTAGCCATAGATGCAACAGCTGAGGAAAGTAgtttctgcctggctctgcagctgcagggggATGAACAAGACTGTGTGGGATAAGCCATTGGAGCGGTAGCAAAGCAGTTCATAATCAAGGGTGTTATTTATGGTATGTGTGGAACTtaacatttgggtttggttgggttttttggtttctttttctgcctgcttgtAGTGTGAAAGAGGGTTATTATTCTCAAATGGAAACAAGATGTCTGTAATTGTTAAGCTACTGCTGAGTATTGAGGTGACTTATTCAGTATTGGTTTTCAGATGCAGGAGGGCAACCTGTGTGCCAAATGGTGATTGCTAGGCAAGGAGAATGCAAGCATCAGATGCATGCAAGCAAGCCAGCCCTCGGTGCATGCAAGCAAGCCCTTGATATGTTCAGGCAAGCCGGCCCTCGGTGCAAGGAACCCAGCATTTGTGTGCAGGCTAGGCCTTGGTGCATGCACTTGAAACAAGGACTTGGTGCAAGCAAGCCGACCCTTGGTGCATACTCCTAAAGCAAGGACTTGATGCAAGGTCTTAGTGCAGCCACGTAATCACTCGATGCCAGCTCTTGCCAGCCAGAAGTTAATGCAGGCATGAAAGCAAGGCAGCCAGATAGTCTTTAGTGGGTGTACTTGATGTCAGCTAGCCCTTGGTGCGTGCATACAAGCAAGCAGTTCCTGCCAAGACTGGATGCAGCCAGCAAGGACTTGGTGCAcgcacttgatgcctgcctgccagccagcgaggacttggtgcgtgtacttgatgcctgcctgccagctaGTCCTTGGCTCATGCCCCTGAAGCAGTGAGGACTTGGCTCCTGGCCTGTGGTGTATGAATTGTCTATGCAAACCAGTCATCAGTGTTCACACGCAAGCAAGGATGTGGTGGAAGAAGTTGGTGCAAGCAAGGACGTGATGCAAGCCTGGCCTTAGTGCATGCATGCAAGAATGTCCTTGATGCCTGTCAGCATGGATGGAAGCAATTATTACACTTGTGCAGGCAAGCCCTTGATGTGTTTATGCAAGCAAGCTAGCGATGGAAGAACTTGATGCAAGCCCTAGGTGCAAGCAAGGACTTGAAGCAAGGCCTTGATGCGTGCATGCAAGCCAGCCCCAGGTGGAAGCAAAGACTTGAAGCAAGAAGGCCCTTGGTGACTAAAAGGAAGCACTTCACCTCTGTGCAAGCGTTTGATGTGTCTGAATGCGTCTAGGGGGGAATGTGAGCGTGTGTGTAGGTGGATCAGTGTCTGAGGCTGTAGAGGTGGGAGTCGTTTATTATTGTGCTCCTTGAGGTTGTATGTGAAGTAGAATGTCTTGCCATGCAGGCAGTGAGCACAAAGAAATAGAACATAgaattaacaatttttttttccctgggtcCCGGCCAgtctgcgaggcgatgatcatcgccaaggtttgggcgcaggccgagctgggactgggtttttttgaggcaagGTCAAGTTTTGAGgcgcctgggaacacagttcctagggAGCTATGCAGCCTCGGGGTGATGGcttgttgtggctggcagggggtggcacgcatgggctggaagggaggagcggtttatgtggcagggattgcctgtgtggttggggggtggtggggttgcttctgaggttgtctgtgtagtgttttgctttgcaggtactgagttgttttttttgtttttgttttttaaaaaaaaatagaataaaaaaaccccagctgggggatttttttttttttcccccagctgggttttttttccctggtcccggccggtctgcgaggcgatgatcatcgccaaggtttgggtgcaggccgagctgggactgggttttcttgaggcagggccaaattttgaggcgcctgggaacacagttcctagggagccgtgcagcctaggggtgatggttgttgtggctggcaggtggtggcacgcatgggctgggagggaggaggagttTATGTGGCAGGGATTCCCTGTGTGgttggggggtggtggtgttgcttctgaggttgtctgtgtattgttttgctttgcaggtacttagcttaaaaaaaaaaaaaaaaaaattagaataaaaaaaccccagctgggggatttttttttttttcccccagctgggttttttttccctggttcccggccggtctgcgaggcgatgatcatcgccaaggtttgggtgcaggccgagctgggactgggtttttttgaggcagggccaaattttgaggcgcctgggaacacagttcctagggagccgtgcagcctcggggtgatggcttgttgtggctggcaggtagtggcacgcatgggctgggagggaggagcggtTTGTGTGGCAGGGATTGCCTGTGTgatttggggggagggggtggggttgcttctgaggttgtctgtgtagtgttttgctttgcaggtgcttagcttaaaaaaaaaaaaaattagaataaaaaaaccccagctgggggattttttttttttcccccagctgggttttttttccctggtcccggctggtctgcgaggcgatgatcatcgccaaggtttgggcgcaggccgagctgggactgggtttttttttttttgaggcagggccaacTTTTGAAGCACCTGGGAACACTGTTCCCAGGGTGCTCCCCTGGAATGTGGTAATAGTTTATGGTGGGCAGGTATGTTTTGTGCATGGTGATATGGAGTTTGTGTGGTATGTTGCAGTTGAAGGGTTAGGCGAGTCTGTCCTGCTGGCTACTGTTGAGGAGAACTAGATTATAATaagttaaatataaatttgatGTCTTTGAGAGGGGGTTGTAGTTGATAGTataattatatgaaataatattttttttaaaaagcagatctgACTTTTGAGGGCCCAGTGAGGTCTGTatagctttctctctttctggcttGAGAGACTAGTTCTGGCTAAGATGTTGCCTCAATGATGGAAGCTTGATCATGTGTACTGCTGGGGTGAGAGGTGTGGAACAGGCTGTAGTTACTGTGTTGAGAATGCTGGGACAGGAAAAGTAGGTACATctagggggtttggggttttttcactCCTTTGCAGTTGTGCCTCGGGACGGCCGGAGGAGTCGccgtggagccgcgcctcgggacggccggaggagtcgccgtggagccgcgcctcgggacggccggaggagtcgccgtggagccgcgcctcgggacggccggaggagtcgccgtggagccgcgcctcgggacggccgGAGGAGTCGCCatggagccgcgcctcgggacggccagaggaCTTGCTAAAAGTAAACATTGTTCAGAGGTATAGTTAAGAGTGCTGGTGCAACTTTAAGTCACTGTACTTTCCTGTGAGGTTCCCAGGTACCTACCTGGTAAAAAAGCTAGTAATGTTGAAGTTGAAATTTCATGTATAGTTTTCAGTGTAACAGTTGTACAGTAGTGTTTTGAGTATAACTTGTATGGACAGTAGCTCTATTGAGTGTAACTTGTATCGTGTGTGATTTTTATAGTATTCCACAGTTTTGAGTAGAATTTGGATTGAGCGTACAATTTTGAATTTAGCTATTGTAATCAGTCGGTGTTGAGTCTATCTCTATTGTGTTATGTCGTATTGAATAATGGTACTGTCTTGCATAGTGTTTAGTTGTGTCTTACTCTCTTGCGTTGTATCTCACTCTGCAAACTAGCGTGTAGCGTTTTGTCGTCTCTAGCTGTTTGACTCTGCTGTATAGTCTTTGGCATCTAACTCTGTCATTTAGTGTCGGGTCTAACTCTGATGTATTGTGTCTAACTAATGTTGTGTCTGACTTGGTAATGTTGCAATGTGTTGTGTCTAACTATGTAATATTGGATCACATCTAACTATTGTTGCATCTAATTATAACTTTTG
Coding sequences:
- the LOC128853722 gene encoding circumsporozoite protein-like; the encoded protein is MVSVADFRSRGGWSWCRGRNSCRAVCACGSKSSGRPEARLHGDSSGRPEARLHGDSSGRPEARLHGDSSGRPEARLHGDSSGRPEARLHGDSSGRPEAQLQRSEKTPNPLDVPTFPVPAFSTQ